A region from the Bubalus kerabau isolate K-KA32 ecotype Philippines breed swamp buffalo chromosome 23, PCC_UOA_SB_1v2, whole genome shotgun sequence genome encodes:
- the VASN gene encoding vasorin encodes MRSRAPLRLLLPLLLLALGPGVQGCPSGCQCNQPRTVFCTARRGTTVPLDVPPDTVGLYVFENGITTLDAGSFAGLPGLQLLDLSQNQIASLPGGVFQPLANLSNLDLTANRLREITNETFRGLRRLERLYLGKNRIRHIQPGAFDALDRLLELKLQDNELRALPPLRLPRLLLLDLSHNGLPALEPGVLDTANVETLRLAGLGLRHLDEGLFGRLRNLHNLDVADNQLERVPPAVRGLRGLTRLRLAGNTRIAQLRLEDLAGLAALQELDLSNLSLQALPHELSTLFPRLRLLEAARNPFNCVCPLSWFGPWVRESRLTLASPEETRCHFPPKNAGRLLLDLDYADFGCPATTTTATVPTTRAPVREPTLPPSSPAPTQLRPTELATEAPSRPPPAPPTAGPVPPPQDCPASICLNGGTCHLGARGHLECLCPQGFTGLYCEGRVRPGPRPSPAPATPRPLPLGIEPASPTSLRVGLQRFQQGSAVQLKSLRLTYRNLSGPDKRPVTLRLPASLAEYTVTQLRPNATYSICVRALGAGRVPEGEEACGEARTPPAVRSNHAPVTQAREGNLPLLIAPALAAVLLAVLAAVGAAFCVRRGRAAAAVAQGKGQGGPGAGPLELEGVKAPLQPDPKALEGGGEAPPGGLECEVPLMGYSGPGPQGPLPAKPYI; translated from the coding sequence ATGCGCTCCAGGGCCCCCCTGcgcctgctgctgccgctgctgctgctggcccTGGGGCCTGGGGTGCAAGGCTGCCCATCTGGCTGCCAGTGCAACCAGCCACGGACCGTCTTCTGCACCGCCCGCCGGGGGACCACCGTGCCTCTGGACGTGCCGCCCGACACCGTGGGCCTGTACGTCTTTGAGAACGGCATCACCACACTCGACGCGGGCAGCTTTGCTGGCCTACCGGGGCTGCAGCTCCTGGACCTGTCGCAAAACCAGATCGCCAGCCTGCCTGGGGGGGTCTTCCAGCCACTGGCCAACCTCAGCAACCTGGACCTGACTGCCAACAGGCTCCGGGAGATCACCAACGAGACCTTCCGCGGCCTGCGCCGCCTTGAGCGCCTCTACCTGGGCAAGAACCGCATCCGCCACATCCAGCCTGGTGCCTTTGACGCGCTCGACCGCCTCCTGGAGCTCAAGCTGCAGGATAACGAGTTGCGGGCACTGCCCCCGCTGCGCCTGCCCCGCCTGCTGCTGCTGGACCTCAGCCACAACGGCCTCCCGGCCCTGGAGCCCGGTGTACTGGACACTGCCAATGTGGAGACGCTGCGGCTGGCTGGCCTGGGGCTGCGGCACCTGGATGAGGGGCTCTTCGGCCGCCTGCGCAACCTCCACAACCTGGACGTGGCCGACAACCAGCTGGAGCGCGTGCCCCCTGCCGTCCGGGGCCTGCGGGGCCTGACACGCCTGCGGCTGGCTGGCAACACCCGCATCGCCCAGCTGCGGCTGGAGGACCTGGCCGGCCTGGCAGCCCTGCAGGAGCTGGACCTGAGCAACCTGAGCCTGCAGGCCCTGCCTCACGAGCTCTCCACCCTCTTCCCCCGCCTGAGGCTCCTGGAGGCTGCCCGCAACCCCTTCAACTGCGTGTGTCCCCTCAGCTGGTTCGGCCCCTGGGTCCGGGAGAGCCGCCTGACCCTGGCCAGCCCCGAGGAGACGCGCTGCCACTTCCCGCCCAAGAATGCCGGCCGGCTGCTCCTGGACCTTGACTACGCTGACTTTGGCTGCCCGgccaccaccaccacagccaCGGTGCCCACCACGAGGGCCCCTGTGCGGGAGCCCACGCTCCCACCTTCCAGCCCAGCTCCCACCCAGCTCCGCCCCACAGAGCTGGCCACTGAGGCCCCGAGCCGGCCGCCCCCCGCGCCCCCCACTGCGGGGCCTGTGCCCCCGCCCCAGGACTGCCCGGCATCCATCTGCCTCAATGGGGGCACCTGCcacctgggggcgcggggccaCCTGGAGTGCCTGTGTCCTCAGGGCTTCACGGGGCTGTACTGCGAGGGCCGGGTGAGGCCGGGACCCAGGCCCAGCCCCGCCCCGGCCACGCCGCGGCCCCTGCCCCTGGGCATTGAGCCCGCCAGCCCCACGTCCCTGCGGGTGGGGCTCCAGCGCTTCCAGCAGGGCAGCGCCGTGCAGCTGAAGAGCCTCCGCCTCACCTATCGCAACCTCTCGGGCCCTGACAAGCGGCCGGTGACACTGCGGCTGCCCGCCTCGCTCGCAGAGTACACCGTCACCCAGCTGCGGCCCAATGCCACCTACTCCATCTGCGTCCgggccctgggggctgggagggtgCCTGAGGGCGAGGAGGCCTGCGGGGAGGCCCGCACACCCCCGGCCGTCCGCTCCAACCACGCACCGGTCACCCAGGCCCGCGAGGGCAACCTGCCGCTCCTGATTGCGCCCGCCCTGGCCGCCGTGCTCCTGGCGGTGCTGGCTGCTGTCGGGGCGGCCTTCTGTGTGCGGCGGGGGCGGGCCGCTGCAGCTGTGGCGCAGGGCAAAGGCCAAGGGGGACCCGGGGCTGGCCCCCTGGAGCTGGAGGGCGTGAAGGCCCCCCTGCAGCCAGACCCCAAGGCGTTGGAGGGCGGTGGGGAGGCCCCACCTGGAGGGCTGGAGTGCGAGGTGCCGCTCATGGGCTACTCGGGGCCTGGCCCACAGGGGCCCCTCCCAGCCAAGCCCTACATCTAA